A stretch of DNA from Vanrija pseudolonga chromosome 6, complete sequence:
tgcgcgagagcacgccgaggtcgtctggcgcgaggaagaggaggatgcgggtcgcgagctcgggcgggagggcgaggaacCCGAGCGCGAAGGGGGTgagggcgggggtgagggcgggggtggtggtggtgggggatGGAGGTGCTGGGGGTTGAGGGGTCGCCGTGGATGGCCGTGTCACCGTCAGCGCGACCTCAGCCATTGTGTCGCTGTTCGAGGCTCGTGGATGCGGTGGAGTCGACAAGAACAAAGTGTTGTCGCCGTCACGAACGATGTCAACGCGACTACTGCGCGACTGGGTGGCAACATGACGCAACAACATTGCCGTTTCAAGCGTGATGGCTTGTTTGGCTCCGCGACACGGGTACACGACGTGTGCGACAGTTTCACGATACATTCTAGCCTACATATTATAAAAATAATGCCACACCAATGCTAGTAGTGTCTAGGCTGCTCAGCACGTGCATGCACGCttgctctcctcctcgacaggcGCGTTGGCGATCTTGACTCCGCTGTTGCCTGGTGTCTTGGGTGCCGCCAGGGGGAGATTCTTGGCTGTGATTGGGTTAGGGCGGGCACACGACAGCAACGACAAACGACAAACTCACCAATCGACATGAacaggtcgtcgacaccaTCGCCCGTCTTGGCACTCGCCTCGGTGAacagcagctcctcgtcctttgCAAACTgctccccgagctcgcgtgGCACCTTGCGCGACGCCTTGAGGTCCGACTTGTTGCCGACGAGCATGATGACAATGTTTGGGTCCGCCTGGCGCTGCAGTTCGCGGACCCACGACTTTGCCTTGTCAAACGACGCCTGGGGTTAGTGGCCAGCGAGGGGAGGATGAGCCTACCTCTGGGGGCTGCAGGAGTCAGCTCTATACATGGAAAATATGAGCTCACTCACCTGAGTAATGTCGTACACAATcacggcggcgttggcgttcCTGAAGTAGATCGGGGCGAGCGACTTGTATCCTGAAAGGTCAGATGTGCCGCGCTAGTCGTACGCACGCTCCTGGCCGGCCTGGGCAGGTCAGCAAAAGCAACTCGTCTCACACCTACAGTGTCCCAGATCTCAAACTTGATGTTGGTCGAATCGTCGAGCGGCACCGTCTGGGTGAGGAACGCGGCTGTTGTCAGCTTGAGTTCGCGAACCCGTTAGCTCACCTCCTGTTGGTGCAATAGACGAGGTGAGGAAATGGCAGAACAGAGAAAGAGGAACAAGTCATCTCGGTCAGTGCCTGCGTCGTGCTCCACTCCGATTCAACAATGCGCACCGATAGTGGACTCCCTGCGTGGGTTAGCTTTCCCTAGGCCTTCAAACCCACCTAAAGTCTGAGAACTCGTCGCGGACCTGCTCAAGTCAGTCGGCGCTCCAGCCCACCTCCGTCGCCGAACGCACGAATCGCAGCACCAAGCTGCTCTTTCCCACTGCCGACTCTCCTGCGGCGACGTCAGCGTCCTTTCTCCACCAGCGCACGCGATCAGGTGCGATGTGCAACCTACCCAGGAGCACGAGCTTGAAAGATGCTGTCCGTGGTGCCATTGTGGTGGTTGTACAAGTTGCTGTATGAGTAGGAAGTGAGTGGCAACTGTGAttgaggtggtggtggtgatggggaGAGCGAAGTGTAATGTCTGATTATCGTCAAggggaagggagggagggaaggctGAGCGGTGACGatgccccgccccgcctaGCTGCAACTGCCCAGCGCCCGCCAAGCGTTGAGTGAGGCGGTGAACGGAGATTACACGTGGGAATTTGGTCCCGTGTGGGACCTGCCTGGCTTCATCGGTGACTGTGATCCGACCTCCGGCGTAGCGTCAGCCAGGTCTACCTTCCCTCCGTCATTTGCCCTCTTCCCATCCCATCCTCCCCCTCGTTGCTCAACCCATCCCATACTTCACTCGTATCAACTCTCCCATCTAACTCGTCTCACAACGCGTCCCATCGTCTTTGTCTCATCGTCTGGCTGTCACATTGGTCCTGCGCCTCGTCAAGCACCGTCCTCCGTCGTCTTCCCTCTCCGCGCTCCCGTCAAATTACCTTCCCTCACCGGCCCCGCGAGTGGCCCTTGCGCGTTTCAAGCCGTAATCTGCCTTCCCTGGCGGCCATTCTTCCCGTCTTAACCCGCGCTGTGAGCAGTgagccgagtcgagctcAGTCAACCTTGCCTCTTGTCACACCATGAGCTTCCGTCCTCcacgaggtggaggcgggggtcatcgcggcggtggtggtggacatcgcggaggcggcggcggtggattCCGCGGCGGAGGCCCTCGTGGTGGCGGACGTCATGACCAAGGCCGATATGAGCCAGAACCCGCATTCAGTGAGAACAACGGCGGTCAGTTTaaccaccaaccaccaccgccaccgcacTTCAACGATCGCGGTGATCGCGGCGGACCCAGTTACGGCCGTGACCGAGGGCGTGAGGACCGTGGTGGTGATTATGGTCAGCACTGGGATCGTGGCGATGGCCCCGGCCGGGgaggtggccgtggtggtcggggtggtggccGACAGCATCACCGCCGAGGTGAACGTGAAGATGCGAATGGTAAGCAGACATGCCGAGTGAGAGAGCGGTTACGTTGGGGCTGCGTGAGAAACGAGACGACGATCTGAGTGAGGGGCAAGAGAGGCAGCTCAGAGCCCGCCCGGCCTTTGTCAGCTGTAAACCACTGTCGACACAGCGCAACGCAGGCCCTCCCTGGATAGAACTTCCGTCTCACATACACAGGCCGCACGTTTGAGCTCCCGGTTCCGGTGCGCGATGCGCCGAGCGAGCAAAcccgcctcgagcggctGGCAAGAGAACGTGTTTCGAGGACATTGTTCATCCGCAATGTGGCAGTGGGTGGTTGCAATATCACCTCGGTCTAACAGGGCAGTACGAGACGGACTCGAACGAGTTCAGGCGGCGGTTCGAGCAGTTTGGCGAAGTCTCAGACTGGTTCGACGCGATCCGAAACCGTGGCCTTATCTTCGTGACCTTTGTGGGTGGAGGGTGGAGTGTTACTCACCCAGCTAACATGTCAGTACGATATCCGCGCCGCCGAAGTGGCGCGACAAGGCATGACGGGTACAAAGCTGTTCGAGCGCCCCATCGACGTGCACTACAGCTTGCCAAAGGAGAAGGACCAGGATGGGCCGTGTGACGCCAGCAAGCACCAAGGGTCGCTGTTGGTCACGCTGCACCCGCGCCAcccgctcgaggaggccgacatTGGCAACGCGGCGGCCCAGTttggcgaggtcaaggcggTCAGGACGACGGGGTACCAGGAGTGAGTGTGGCGTAGTAGCACCAGCTAACCCTGCCCAGGCAGAAGGTCGTCGAGTACTACGACTCTCGCGCTGCGGTCGACTTTCAGCACACTATGGACGGCAAGCCGTTCAAGGGCGGTGACCTGGAAGTTCGGTTCGTGTGGGACGTAGGAGACGTCGTCAACCCGGACCCAGTAGCAGCGGAGCGGGAGTACGGTGGCGCCAACGACAGCAGCGCGCTGCGCGGGCGGAATCGGCGTGACTCGCgtggcgggcacggcggaCCAGGACGGTTCAACaggcgcgacgaccgagacAGGCGAGACGACCGCGATAATGGCCCACGGTACGACGaccggcagcgcgagcgcgaacCGCCGCGGTTCGACGACTACCGCGATCGGTACGATGACCGGCGTCCTTcggcgggcggaggggggcggtacgacgagccgcgccgcgactACGCGCGCCAGGAGTCACGGTACAATGATGCGCCgcagcccgcgccggccccaCCGTCGAGATTGGACGAGGCGCGTAAAGTACAAGACTTGCTCACTTCG
This window harbors:
- the RAB5C gene encoding Ras-related protein Rab-5C, which translates into the protein MAPRTASFKLVLLGESAVGKSSLVLRFVRSATEVRDEFSDFRESTIAAFLTQTVPLDDSTNIKFEIWDTVGAGQERYKSLAPIYFRNANAAVIVYDITQPPEASFDKAKSWVRELQRQADPNIVIMLVGNKSDLKASRKVPRELGEQFAKDEELLFTEASAKTGDGVDDLFMSIGEFVVCPKNLPLAAPKTPGNSGVKIANAPVEEESKRACTDTMAEVALTVTRPSTATPQPPAPPSPTTTTPALTPALTPFALGFLALPPELATRILLFLAPDDLGVLSRTVEQLAGVERDAYLWSVWISQTAPSRIHHALSSPLHPRPDAAELVRRGTLRGLAVISGVKAGIYWGSDVAVRLSLVHEKLSSERRRRKLTAALHTRPPASRLVAAGILPPATPTAAATIRARAHALERARKRDAVRAALRGFGVGSRRFEDVASASCGVWKDRGERVLLALCPGIKEKQRFFEALAGRVV
- the ML2 gene encoding Protein MEI2-like 2, with amino-acid sequence MSFRPPRGGGGGHRGGGGGHRGGGGGGFRGGGPRGGGRHDQGRYEPEPAFSENNGGQFNHQPPPPPHFNDRGDRGGPSYGRDRGREDRGGDYGQHWDRGDGPGRGGGRGGRGGGRQHHRRGEREDANGRTFELPVPVRDAPSEQTRLERLARERVSRTLFIRNVAYETDSNEFRRRFEQFGEVSDWFDAIRNRGLIFVTFYDIRAAEVARQGMTGTKLFERPIDVHYSLPKEKDQDGPCDASKHQGSLLVTLHPRHPLEEADIGNAAAQFGEVKAVRTTGYQEQKVVEYYDSRAAVDFQHTMDGKPFKGGDLEVRFVWDVGDVVNPDPVAAEREYGGANDSSALRGRNRRDSRGGHGGPGRFNRRDDRDRRDDRDNGPRYDDRQREREPPRFDDYRDRYDDRRPSAGGGGRYDEPRRDYARQESRYNDAPQPAPAPPSRLDEARKVQDLLTSLGNAASLANKPPPPPPPPQPPAPAYPPVQGYAPPPAPYPPPPAQYAPPPPAPAAPAPYPGYPPAPPPPAPSPYPPPAAHYPPPPAPAYPPAPPAPAHNPYAAPVPAPYPPPHPPAPYPPPHQSPPPPQPYSAPPRPSYPPASSPPAPTSSSLPPNVLALLQNPPRPSGAPPPPPSPQGYQQHPYPPPQSHYPPPQQQHRPADQGYDPARPKDVDSLLAMLKR
- the ML2 gene encoding uncharacterized protein, which gives rise to MTGTKLFERPIDVHYSLPKEKDQDGPCDASKHQGSLLVTLHPRHPLEEADIGNAAAQFGEVKAVRTTGYQEQKVVEYYDSRAAVDFQHTMDGKPFKGGDLEVRFVWDVGDVVNPDPVAAEREYGGANDSSALRGRNRRDSRGGHGGPGRFNRRDDRDRRDDRDNGPRYDDRQREREPPRFDDYRDRYDDRRPSAGGGGRYDEPRRDYARQESRYNDAPQPAPAPPSRLDEARKVQDLLTSLGNAASLANKPPPPPPPPQPPAPAYPPVQGYAPPPAPYPPPPAQYAPPPPAPAAPAPYPGYPPAPPPPAPSPYPPPAAHYPPPPAPAYPPAPPAPAHNPYAAPVPAPYPPPHPPAPYPPPHQSPPPPQPYSAPPRPSYPPASSPPAPTSSSLPPNVLALLQNPPRPSGAPPPPPSPQGYQQHPYPPPQSHYPPPQQQHRPADQGYDPARPKDVDSLLAMLKR